Proteins encoded together in one Lathamus discolor isolate bLatDis1 chromosome 3, bLatDis1.hap1, whole genome shotgun sequence window:
- the LOC136011525 gene encoding vitamin D3 hydroxylase-associated protein, whose protein sequence is MTQERLWQVLDASWGDPRTLSALLCSSVAAVVLIKWLERRQIQQKMKEARRARDLALERMEKAAHRFKQENPGTQTAQILSLTMVELVEKLKDGSLSPESVLYTYMGKALEVTREVNCVTDFVHGCEDQLQKLKNQKEKGLLYGIPISIKEHIDCKGHISSGGMVKFLGQVKEEDSVIVQVLKHQGAIPFVRTNVPQTMINYDCSNLIFGQTLNPLNHQKSPGGSSGGEGALIAGGGSILGIGSDVAGSIRLPSSFCGLCGLKPTGNRISKLGVVSPIIGMESVVPALGPMARDVDSLALCMKALLCEEMFRLDPTVPPIPFNEEVYTSSKPLRIGYYEGDGYFQPSPSMKRAIQETRKLLQDAGHTLVPFVPPNIDYMVDELFTRGIFSDGGVHLVDCFKGDIVDPTLKSQFNTYRLPALVKRIFAIILKPIYPRIARDLSALCGVGSAKNLWDQHGAVEAYRTEFIVKWRKLKLDVILCPALGPAFNHGYAGKLFAATSYTNLYNVLDFPAGVVPVSTVTRADEEELKRYRGHYGDPWDKRLKEAVEGAVGLPVAVQCVALPWQEELCLRFMKEVETLAHSMRRNV, encoded by the exons ATGACCCAAGAGCGACTGTGGCAGGTCCTGGATGCATCGTGGGGAGACCCTCGCACCCTCTCTGCGCTGCTGTGCAGCTCAgtagctgctgttgtgctgatAAAGTGGCTGGAACGTAGGCAGATCCAGCAGAAGATGAAGGAGGCGAGGAGGGCACGGGACCTGGCCCTGGAGCGAATGGAGAAGGCAGCTCACAGGTTTAAGCAAGAG AACCCAGGCACCCAGACTGCACAAATCCTCTCCCTGACAATGGTGGAGCTGGTGGAGAAGCTGAAGGATGGTTCCCTGTCCCCAGAAAGCGTCCTCTACACCTATATGGGCAAA GCTTTGGAGGTGACTCGGGAGGTGAACTGTGTGACAGACTTCGTTCATGGCTGTGAAGATCAACTCCAGAAACTGAAGAATCAGAAGGAGAAGGGGCTGCTCTATGGCATTCCCATCAGCATCAAGGAGCACATTGACTGCAAG GGCCACATCTCCTCTGGAGGGATGGTGAAGTTTCTGGGCCAAGTAAAGGAAGAAGACAGCGTCATCGTCCAGGTTCTAAAGCACCAGGGGGCAATCCCCTTCGTGAGAACCAACGTCCCACAGACGATGATAAA CTATGATTGCAGCAACCTCATCTTTGGCCAGACACTGAACCCTCTCAACCACCAGAAGAGCCCCGGCGGCTCCTCAGGAGGAGAGGGAGCTCTGATTGCAGGGGGAGGCTCCATCCTGGGCATTGGGTCAGATGTAGCTGGTAGCATCCGCCTGCCGTCCAGCTTCTGTGGGCTGTGTGGGCTCAAACCCACAGGCAACAGGATCAG CAAACTGGGTGTTGTTTCTCCTATCATAGGAATGGAATCAG TGGTGCCGGCACTGGGGCCGATGGCAAGGGATGTGGACAGCCTGGCCCTCTGTATGAAGGCGCTGCTCTGTGAGGAGATGTTCCGGCTGGACCCCACTGTGCCCCCCATCCCCTTCAATGAGGAG GTTTACACCAGTTCAAAGCCACTTCGGATTGGATACTACGAAGGAGATGGCTACTTCCAACCCTCACCCAGCATGAAACGAGCTATCCAGGAGACAAGAAAGCTCCTCCAGGATGCAGGGCATACG CTTGTTCCCTTTGTACCACCCAACATCGACTACATGGTAGATGAGCTGTTCACCAGAGGGATTTTCTCGGATGGTGGTGTTCACCTGGTGGACTGCTT CAAAGGAGACATTGTGGATCCCACCCTGAAATCCCAGTTCAACACTTACAGGCTTCCTGCTCTGGTGAAAAGGATCTTTGCTATCATTCTGAAACCCATA TACCCAAGAATCGCTCGGGATCTCAGTGCTCTCTGTGGAGTGGG GTCTGCCAAAAACCTCTGGGATCAGCATGGAGCAGTGGAG GCTTACCGCACTGAATTCATTGTCAAATGGAGGAAGCTGAAGCTGGACGTGATTCTTTGTCCTGCATTGGGGCCAGCCTTTAACCATGGCTATGCTGGGAAGCTATTTG CTGCGACCTCCTATACCAATTTATACAATGTCTTAGACTTCCCTGCTGGGGTGGTGCCGGTCAGCACAGTCACAAGAGCTGATGAAGAAGAACTGAAGCGTTACCGAGGGCACTATGGAGACCCTTGGGATAAGAGGCTGAAAGAG GCTGTGGAaggagctgtggggctgccAGTGGCTGTACAGTGCGTAGCTCTGCCATGGCAGGAAGAGCTGTGCCTGCGCTTCATGAAGGAGGTGGAGACGCTTGCCCACAGCATGAGGAGAAATGTGTAA
- the LOC136011528 gene encoding vitamin D3 hydroxylase-associated protein-like has translation MIQQHLRQLLPEREVDPSVAFALLCGSAAAVGVWKWLGKRQIRKRMEEARRTRDEGVKKMAKAAQQFREQVPSVQTDAILSLPLLELTGRLREGSLSPRTVLYTYIEKALEVTQQTNCLQRFIPECEEQLQEIQQQREKGLLYGIPVSIKDHIGHKGHLSTCGLVQCLGTVVQEDSVLVKVLKSQGAIPFAMTNVPQSLFNYDCSNPIFGQTLNPLNHHKSPGGSSGGEGALIAAGGSILGIGSDIGGSIRLPCSFCGLCGLKPTAGRLSPSGASGPFSGILAVPCALGPMARDVDSLALCMKALLCEEMFRLDPTVPPIPFNKDVYSSSAPLRVGYYDTDGYFPLPPCMRRAVQDTRRALQAAGHQLVPFSPPRTHYVMNELFLKTFFADGGRAWLDLFTGDTVDPSLKPQVNCCRIPRLGKKLLALILKPLFPRLADYLSALSGMSSVKEMWNHQHQIEVYRTEFIAQWRELGLDVVLCPVLGPAFTTGYPGKLLTAISSTMLYNVLNFPAGVVPVSTVTEADEEELKLYQGYCDDPWDRMLKQAVSGAVGLPVAVQCVALPWQEELCLRFMKEVETLSHEKRVG, from the exons ATGATCCAGCAACATCTGAGACAGCTCCTGCCAGAGAGGGAAGTGGATCCTTCTGTTGCCTTCGCCCTGCTTTGTGGCTCGGCAGCAGCCGTGGGGGTCTGGAAATGGCTGGGCAAAAGGCAGATCCGGAAGAGAATGGAAGAGGCTCGGAGGACCCGGGATGAGGGTGTGAAGAAAATGGCAAAGGCAGCCCAGCAGTTCAGGGAGCAG GTCCCCAGTGTCCAGACAGATGCCATCctgtccctgcccctgctggAACTCACTGGGAGACTGCGGGAAGGGTCTTTGTCCCCCAGGACTGTCCTCTACACCTACATAGAGAAG GCCCTGGAAGTGACCCAGCAGACAAACTGCTTGCAACGTTTCATCCCGGAAtgtgaggagcagctccaggaaATACAAcagcagagggagaaagggCTGCTCTATGGCATCCCCGTCAGCATCAAGGACCACATTGGCCACAAG GGGCATCTGTCGACCTGTGGGCTTGTGCAGTGCCTGGGCACTGTGGTGCAGGAGGACAGCGTCCTAGTCAAGGTTTTGAAGAGCCAGGGTGCCATCCCCTTTGCAATGACCAACGTGCCACAATCCCTCTTCAA CTATGACTGCAGCAATCCCATCTTCGGCCAGACCCTGAACCCCCTCAACCACCACAAGAGCCCCGGGGGCTCCTCGGGAGGGGAGGGAGCTCTGATCGCAGCGGGAGGCTCCATCCTGGGCATCGGCTCGGACATCGGCGGCAGCATCCGCCTGCCCTGCAGCTTCTGCGGGCTGTGTGGGCTCAAACCCACGGCCGGAAGGCTCAG CCCGTCTGGAGCGAGTGGCCCATTCAGTGGGATCCTGGCAG TTCCTTGTGCTCTGGGGCCGATGGCGAGGGACGTGGACAGCCTGGCCCTGTGCATGAAGGCGCTGCTCTGTGAGGAGATGTTCCGGCTGGACCCCACCGTGCCCCCCATCCCCTTCAATAAGGAT GTGTACTCCAGCTCCGCTCCTCTGCGGGTCGGCTACTACGACACGGACGGCTACTTCCCGCTGCCCCCCTGCATGCGGCGGGCAGTGCAGGACACCAggagggctctgcaggcagctgggcaCCAG CTGGTGCCCTTTTCTCCACCTCGGACCCACTATGTCATGAATGAACTCTTCCTGAAGACCTTTTTTGCTGATGGAGGCCGTGCTTGGTTGGACTTGTT CACAGGAGATACTGTAGATCCAAGCTTGAAACCCCAGGTGAATTGCTGCAGGATCCCGAGGCTGGGGAAGAAGCTGCTGGCTCTGATTCTTAAACCTCTG TTTCCCCGCCTAGCTGACTATCTGAGTGCCTTGAGCGGAATGAG CTCGGTGAAGGAGATGTGGAATCATCAACATCAAATAGAG GTGTACCGCACAGAGTTCATCGCGCAGTGGAGGGAACTGGGGCTGGACGTTGTGCTGTGCCCTGTCCTGGGGCCTGCCTTCACCACGGGATACCCTGGGAAACTCCTCA CTGCCATCTCCTCCACAATGCTGTACAATGTCTTGAACTTCCCTGCTGGGGTCGTACCCGTCAGCACGGTGACAGAAGCTGATGAGGAAGAGCTAAAGCTTTACCAAGGATACTGTGATGACCCCTGGGACCGGATGCTGAAACAG GCTGTGTCCGGAGCCGTGGGGCTGCCCGTGGCCGTGCAGTGCGTGGCCTTGCCatggcaggaggagctgtgcctgCGGTTCATGAAGGAGGTGGAGACCCTCAGCCATGAGAAGAGAGTGGGGTAG
- the NSUN4 gene encoding 5-methylcytosine rRNA methyltransferase NSUN4 isoform X3, translating into MSYSLQLKDLWPSVRASLLCEQKYGALLNNFSADDYVTQELELMNATDFVSEGSKKAQQGAAAEEVRREESRSQEGPGKVGTVMQTETQAERSPPPPLRASISSNIKCYTYPRGDITRFRPARRDSLGLLDYYLMDAASLLPVLALNVKEGDLVLDLCAAPGGKTLALLQTGLCGHLAANDVSISRTKRLYSILNSYIPRNIRETVSITSYDGRDWEQLEGGTFHKVLVDVPCTTDRHSVMEEENNIFHKRRTKERQMLPMLQLQLLMAGILATKPGGKVVYSTCSLSSLQNECVIERAVDIAETQFNISVHVEDLSHFRTLFQDTFSFFSDCRLGELVLPHLTANFGPMYFCRLHRV; encoded by the exons ATGAGCTACAGCCTGCAGCTGAAGGACCTGTGGCCCTCTGTCCGCGCCAGCCTGCTCTGTGAGCAGAAGTATGGTGCCCTCCTCAACAACTTCTCTGCTGATGATTATGTCacccaggagctggagctgatgAACGCCACTGATTTTGTGTCCGAAGGCTCCAAAAAGGCACAGCAGggtgcagctgcagaagaagtgagaagagaggaaagcaggTCGCAGGAGGGACCTGGGAAGGTCGGGACAGTGATGCAGACAGAGACACAGGCAGAGAGGTCACCTCCACCTCCACTTCGTGCCTCCATCAGCTCCAACATCAAGTGCTACACCTACCCCAGGGGGGACATCACACGCTTCCGCCCTGCACG GCGAGACTCTCTGGGGCTCCTCGACTATTATCTCATGGATGCAGCATctctcctgcctgtcctggCGCTCAACGTGAAGGAGGGTGATTTGGTCCTTGACCTCTGTGCTGCTCCGGGTGGCAAGactctggctctgctgcagacTGGGCTTTGTG GGCATCTGGCAGCCAATGACGTCTCCATTTCCCGGACAAAGAGGCTGTACAGCATTCTCAACAGCTACATTCCCAGAAATATTAGGGAAACTGTGAGTATTACATCTTATGATGGAAGAGACTGGGAGCAGCTGGAAGGTGGCACTTTCCATAAG gtcctGGTGGATGTGCCCTGCACGACAGACAGACACTCTGTCATGGAGGAGGAGAACAACATCTTCCACAAGAGACGAACCAAGGAGCGCCAGATGCTGCccatgctgcagctgcagctgctgat GGCTGGGATCCTCGCTACCAAGCCGGGAGGAAAGGTGGTGTATTCTACGTGTTCCCTCTCCTCGCTGCAGAACGAGTGTGTGATCGAGAGAGCAGTGGACATTGCAGAAACACAGTTTAACATCAGTGTCCATGTTGAGGACTTGAGCCACTTCCGGACACTCTTCCAGGACACGTTTTCCTTCTTCTCGGATTGCCGGCTGGGGGAGCTTGTTCTGCCTCACCTCACGGCCAACTTTGGACCTATGTATTTCTGCAGGCTGCACCGGGTGTAG